In a genomic window of Phragmites australis chromosome 14, lpPhrAust1.1, whole genome shotgun sequence:
- the LOC133891756 gene encoding putative pentatricopeptide repeat-containing protein At1g74580 — MPPRPLSQATAAAPSVITRHPRPHPRPASASTLPAYLALIRDLASAGRFDALDAALASARSRLAPASIQPLYVASIRAYARAGRLRAAVDAFERMDLFSCPPATPAYNAIMDALVDAAYHDQAHKVYVRMLSAGVAPDARTHTIRLKSFCLTGRPHVALRLLRTLPERGCDARAVAYSTVVCGYYAHGHNHDARNLFDEMLDRHVFPDVATFNKVLHALCQKGDIMESSTLLAKVLKRGMSVNKFTYNIWIRGLCEGGRLGEAVVLVEEMDTYIVPDVVTYNTLMRGLCKESKVQEAALYLGRMMNRGCMPDDFTYNTIIDGYCKMGMVQEATELLKDAVFKGFVPDRVTYCSLINGLCAEGDIERALELFNEAQAKELRPDLVVYNSLIKGLCRQGLILHALQVMNEMAEDGCHPDIWTYNIVINGLCKMGNILDATVVMNDAIVKGYLPDVFTFNTLIDGHCKRLKLHSALQLVERMWTYGITPDAITYNSVLNGLCKAGKDKEVNETFEEMILKGCRPNAITYNILIENFCKINKLEEASGVIVRMNQQGLVPDAVSFNTLIHGFCRNDDLDGAYLLFQKLDEKGYSVTADTFNILIGAYSSKLKMQMAEKIFDEMVSKGYTPDSYTYRVLIDGSCKAANVDRAYVLLVEMINKGFVPSMSTFGRVINSLAVNHRISEAVVVVHTMVRIGVVPEVVDTILSADKKEIAAPKILVEDLMKKGHISYPTYEVLHEGVRDNKLTRKARKIKCLIWLIRNISD, encoded by the coding sequence ATGCCGCCGCGCCCGCTGTCacaagccaccgccgccgccccctccgTCATCACCCGGCACCCTCGCCCTCACCCGcgccccgcctccgcctccaccctCCCCGCTTACCTCGCGCTCATCCGCGACCTCGCCTCCGCCGGTCGCTTCGACGCCCTCGACGCCGCCCTCGCCTCCGCTCGCTCCCGCCTAGCTCCTGCCTCCATCCAACCGCTCTACGTCGCCTCCATCCGCGCCTACGCCCGCGCCGGCCGCCTCCGCGCCGCTGTCGACGCCTTCGAGCGCATGGACCTCTTCTCCTGCCCGCCCGCCACCCCCGCCTACAACGCCATCATGGACGCCCTCGTCGACGCCGCCTACCACGACCAGGCACACAAGGTCTACGTCAGGATGCTCTCCGCCGGCGTCGCCCCCGACGCCCGCACCCACACCATCCGCCTCAAgtccttctgcctcaccggccgcCCCCACGTCGCATTGCGCCTGCTGCGCACATTGCCGGAGCGCGGCTGTGACGCCAGAGCGGTCGCCTACTCCACGGTCGTCTGTGGCTACTATGCCCATGGGCACAACCACGATGCACGGAACCTGTTCGATGAAATGCTTGACAGGCACGTCTTCCCTGACGTTGCCACTTTCAACAAGGTTTTGCACGCCCTTTGCCAGAAAGGGGATATCATGGAGTCCAGCACACTTCTAGCCAAGGTCCTCAAGCGGGGGATGTCGGTGAACAAGTTTACCTACAATATATGGATCCGGGGCCTCTGCGAAGGCGGCAGGTTGGGCGAGGCTGTTGTGCTCGTGGAAGAGATGGACACCTACATTGTGCCAGATGTTGTAACTTACAACACATTGATGCGCGGCCTTTGTAAGGAGTCCAAGGTTCAGGAAGCTGCACTGTATCTTGGCAGGATGATGAACCGAGGTTGCATGCCAGATGATTTCACCTACAACACCATCATCGATGGCTACTGCAAGATGGGAATGGTGCAAGAAGCTACTGAGCTTCTCAAAGATGCCGTCTTTAAAGGTTTTGTGCCTGACCGGGTCACATATTGCTCACTTATCAATGGGTTGTGTGCTGAGGGTGACATTGAGAGGGCCCTGGAACTGTTTAATGAGGCACAAGCAAAAGAGCTGAGGCCTGATCTTGTCGTGTACAACTCTCTTATTAAGGGGCTCTGTCGTCAAGGGTTGATCTTGCACGCCTTGCAGGTCATGAATGAGATGGCCGAGGATGGTTGCCATCCTGACATTTGGACATACAATATTGTCATCAATGGCCTCTGCAAGATGGGGAATATTTTAGACGCGACAGTTGTGATGAATGATGCCATTGTGAAAGGATACCTTCCAGATGTATTTACCTTCAACACATTGATTGATGGGCACTGCAAGAGATTGAAGCTGCACAGTGCACTTCAGCTTGTTGAAAGGATGTGGACATATGGCATCACCCCAGATGCTATTACGTACAACTCGGTTCTAAATGGTCTCTGCAAAGCTGGGAAGGACAAGGAAGTCAACGAAACATTCGAAGAGATGATCCTTAAAGGATGCCGACCAAATGCTATTACATACAACATACTGATAGAGAATTTTTGCAAGATCAATAAACTGGAGGAGGCTTCTGGGGTGATAGTGAGGATGAATCAACAAGGATTAGTTCCTGATGCAGTTAGTTTCAACACACTGATTCATGGATTCTGTAGGAATGATGATCTTGATGGAGCGTACCTACTGTTTCAGAAGTTGGATGAGAAAGGGTACTCTGTAACAGCTGACACTTTCAATATCCTGATTGGTGCATATTCAAGTAAGCTGAAGATGCAAATGGCTGAAAAGATTTTTGATGAAATGGTCAGCAAGGGCTATACACCTGATTCATATACTTATCGTGTTCTAATTGATGGGTCATGTAAGGCCGCTAATGTTGACCGTGCGTATGTGCTTCTGGTAGAAATGATAAACAAGGGTTTTGTTCCATCCATGTCAACTTTTGGCCGTGTGATAAATTCACTTGCAGTGAACCATCGGATTTCTGaagctgttgttgttgttcacaCCATGGTGAGAATTGGAGTAGTTCCTGAGGTTGTTGATACCATCTTGAGTGCTGACAAGAAGGAGATAGCTGCACCGAAGATACTTGTTGAggacttgatgaagaagggacaCATTAGTTACCCTACTTATGAAGTTCTGCATGAAGGAGTGAGAGATAACAAATTAACTAGAAAAGCTCGAAAGATAAAATGTCTAATATGGTTAATTCGGAACATCAGTGATTAA
- the LOC133891247 gene encoding uncharacterized protein LOC133891247, with product MAPPTPPASAASHTAANKQEKTNKKKVTPVQVAFLVERYLADNGFHAALSAFRSEAAHLFKPHHHKPPPKGLLPLADILHDYIALKEARIAIDSAMHAMHSLVSTYYSSSSPYTPPMLVPPLPARAGQPSSPPLVPPLFVAPPTASSSSPPPQGTAGYASPVVHHYAHTSTAVVVHNSSDMSTPAPTSLPTKKRKATRYAGKTTSSSKKSCTAPATSSQPKGKTVAVAVASQMSVDNPEQNAAQPSSAEHSVMAKLPIHTSSVAKSLFRPLQSQVHSSPCTLQQFHPVEDQPAAYRTERPSSVVANAHSQAQQDIASSQCSIISSKTLIISPLKGGAYYAVERSYNVSSPLKSTTHKSSKREHVKGKLNFDSTDARPGPTEQICEKASTSSDGDKQDDFEIDFTNLDIFDGEFSFSELLLDFDLDTEGVHCQNPSTCAEVQRLEPVAKSGYVTGDPDLPDSMKPMAADPTEDINSQGATSVTSVRAITKRIKIVSPVKGRTASQSSR from the exons ATGGCGCCGCCCACTCCCCCCGCCTCTGCTGCTTCGCACACTGCCGCCAACAAGCAGGAGAAGACGAACAAGAAGAAGGTCACCCCCGTGCAGGTCGCCTTCCTCGTCGAGCGCTACCTCGCCGACAACGGCTTCCACGCCGCCCTCTCTGCCTTCCGCTCCGAAGCCGCACACCTCTTCAAGCCCCACCACCACAAGCCACCGCCCAAGGGTCTCCTACCCCTAGCCGACATCCTCCACGACTACATCGCCCTCAAGGAGGCACGCATCGCCATTGACTCCGCAATGCACGCAATGCACAGCCTCGTCTCCACCTACTACTCATCCTCTTCCCCTTATACTCCTCCTATGCTTGTGCCTCCTCTGCCTGCTCGTGCTGGCCAGCCCTCCTCTCCCCCGCTCGTCCCGCCGCTCTTCGTCGCTCCCCCCACCGCCTCATCTTCGTCGCCCCCTCCTCAAG GCACCGCTGGATACGCTTCACCCGTCGTGCATCACTACGCTCATACATCCACTGCAGTTGTTGTCCACAACTCATCAGATATGTCCACCCCAGCTCCCACCTCTTTGCCCACTAAAAAGAGGAAGGCTACAAGGTATGCAGGAAAGACTACATCATCCTCCAAGAAATCTTGCACTGCACCAGCTACAAGCTCGCAGCCAAAAG GTAAAACTGTAGCTGTAGCTGTAGCCTCTCAAATGTCAGTTGATAACCCGGAGCAGAACGCTGCTCAACCAAGTTCAGCTGAACATTCAGTTATGGCAAAGCTTCCTATCCACACTTCATCTGTTGCGAAAAGCTTATTCAGGCCACTCCAATCTCAAGTCCATTCTTCTCCTTGCACACTGCAACAATTCCATCCTGTAGAAGATCAGCCCGCAGCTTATAGAACTGAAAGGCCATCATCTGTGGTTGCAAATGCTCATTCCCAAGCCCAACAGGACATTGCTTCCTCCCAATGCTCTATAATTTCTTCCAAGACTCTTATTATCAGTCCTCTCAAAGGGGGCGCCTACTATGCTGTTGAGAGGAGTTACAATGTCAGCTCCCCCTTGAAATCAACCACCCACAAGTCatccaaaagggaacatgtcaAAGGCAAGTTGAATTTTGATAGTACTGATGCAAGGCCAGGTCCAACTGAGCAGATTTGTGAGAAGGCCTCTACTTCCTCTGATGGAGACAAGCAAGATGACTTTGAAATTGATTTCACAAATCTCGACATATTTGATGGTGAATTTTCGTTTTCTGAGCTTCTACTTGACTTTGATCTTGACACTGAaggtgttcattgccagaacCCTTCCACATGTGCTGAAGTTCAAAG ACTGGAGCCTGTTGCAAAGAGTGGTTATGTGACAGGAGATCCAGATTTACCCGATTCAATGAAGCCGATGGCAGCAGATCCCACTGAAGATATCAATTCACAAG GAGCCACATCTGTTACTTCTGTCCGTGCTATAACTAAGAGGATAAAGATTGTCAGCCCTG TGAAGGGCCGCACAGCTTCTCAGAGCAGCAGATAG